The Camelus dromedarius isolate mCamDro1 chromosome 8, mCamDro1.pat, whole genome shotgun sequence genome includes a window with the following:
- the LOC135321846 gene encoding large ribosomal subunit protein eL28-like produces MSAHLQRTVVQNCSSFLIKRRKQAYSPEPNNLKARNSFRYEGLIHRKTVGVEPAADGKGVLVVMKQRSRQPKPATFCVRTTTNKNARATLSSIRHMIRMDLRVAAIRRARAILHSQKPVTVKRKQTRPTKSS; encoded by the coding sequence ATGTCTGCGCATCTGCAACGGACAGTCGTGCAGAACTGCTCCAGCTTCTTAATCAAGAGGCGCAAGCAGGCGTACAGCCCGGAACCCAATAACCTGAAGGCCCGCAACTCCTTCCGCTACGAGGGACTGATCCACCGCAAGACGGTGGGCGTGGAGCCAGCAGCCGACGGCAAAGGTGTCTTGGTGGTGATGAAGCAGAGGTCCCGCCAGCCCAAGCCAGCCACTTTCTGTGTGCggaccaccaccaacaaaaatgCTCGGGCCACCCTCAGCAGCATCCGTCACATGATCCGCATGGATCTGCGCGTGGCTGCCATCCGCAGAGCCAGAGCCATCCTGCACAGCCAGAAGCCGGTGACGGTGAAGAGGAAGCAGACCCGCCCCACCAAAAGCTCCTGA